GGCAGCGACAACCCAAGGGATAACCCGAAGAAGATAATTGCTGCCAATAACCACGGTAATGAAATCGAGTAGAAGAGGAGGAAAAACAGCACCGAAACGGCATTCAGAAAACTCGTCAGCACTAATAGTTTTTCTCCGTCAATCCGTGACTGGATTTTCCCGCCTAAGTAACTGCCGATCACAATGCCAAGCGACATCGGCAGAAATACCAGTCCTTTTTGCTCGCCTGATAAGCCGTACCGATCGGTTAAAATGTTCGGCATGAAGACAAGAAAGTAATAAAACACGTAATACTGAATAAACCCGAGATATATAATGGACGATCCGATCCGATTTTGAAGAATCCCTGTAAAATCCCGCAGCTGAAATCGACCTGCCTGGACATTGTCCGGCTTCGTTTCCTTCAAATATAAATAGTTGAAAACCAATACAATCATACCCGTTGCTGCAAGAGCGAGAAAGACGGAGTGGAAATTAAACTTACCTCCTAGGAAGCCGCCGATGACCGGTCCAAGCACCGGGCCTAACGACACCAACATTTGAAAGGTTCCCATTGCTTCGCCGCGTTCCTTGCCTTCGAACAAATCACTGATTACCGTAACGGCAACGACGGTTCCGGCAGCGATGCCAATCGCCTGTAGGGCTCTAAAAACCAGCAGAAACGTTATCGTTTCGGAGAAGAAACATCCAATCGAAGCGATCACATACAACGTGATTCCGAAAAGCATAACCTTGCGACGTCCCTTTAAATCCGTAAGTGGACCATAGACCACCTGCATGATGGCAAGGAATAAAGTAAACACTGAAATCGTCAAGTTGACGACGAATGAGGTGGAGTGGAGTTGACTGGCAACCTCAGGTAATATCGGGGTGTATATGGTTTGCGTGAACGGACCAAAGAATGCGGCAAAAGCGACAATGTATAGAACGAATTTACGATTCATGATGTTTAACCCCTCATTTTTAATGTCTCGAATTTTAATAATGCCATCTTACTTGATATCAATTATTTATTCCAATGCATTTCGTGATATAATCTCATTCACCAGAGAGAATAAGTGAGGTGCTAATTTGGAACTTCTTCAACTGCAATATTTTCTCGCGGTAGCTCATTCAGAACATGTAACCGAAGCTGCCCGGAGTCTGCATGTCACGCAATCATCATTAAGCAGAACGATTCATCGCTTGGAAGAAGATTTAGGGGTTTCGCTGTTCGATAGGATAGGCAGGAAACTGCAATTAAATGAGTCCGGAAGGAGATTTCTCCGTCGTGTAGAAAGGGCTTTGTTTGAATTGGAACAAGGGAAGCTAGAGCTTAGCGAATTAGCCAGTCCGGATCATGGAACCCTTGAATTAGGGGTCACCAGCGCAAGCGTATTACACCACATTCTTCGGAAATTTCAAATAAAACGGCCTAATATTCAGTTTCATGTGCAAATGCTGACGACACAGGAAATGATTATGCTTCTGGAGAGAGGGGAGTTAGATTATTGCTTGTCCTCGCCTC
This region of Paenibacillus sp. JDR-2 genomic DNA includes:
- a CDS encoding MFS transporter, translated to MNRKFVLYIVAFAAFFGPFTQTIYTPILPEVASQLHSTSFVVNLTISVFTLFLAIMQVVYGPLTDLKGRRKVMLFGITLYVIASIGCFFSETITFLLVFRALQAIGIAAGTVVAVTVISDLFEGKERGEAMGTFQMLVSLGPVLGPVIGGFLGGKFNFHSVFLALAATGMIVLVFNYLYLKETKPDNVQAGRFQLRDFTGILQNRIGSSIIYLGFIQYYVFYYFLVFMPNILTDRYGLSGEQKGLVFLPMSLGIVIGSYLGGKIQSRIDGEKLLVLTSFLNAVSVLFFLLFYSISLPWLLAAIIFFGLSLGLSLPVQTTLLTGAFTNNRATAVGAYNLFRYMGMALSPILGSLFYNMGGYVLLYGFIIIVYLAFALLLSRRHLGGQAKRPSLGKR